The following are encoded together in the Clostridium sp. BJN0013 genome:
- the rpsG gene encoding 30S ribosomal protein S7, with protein MARKGHIGKRDVLPDPVYNSKVVTKLINNIMKDGKKGIAQKICYGAFDIIKQKTNKEPIEVFEEAMNNIMPLLEVKARRIGGATYQVPIEVRPERRQTLGIRWLLVASRKRGEKYMRERLAAELMDAANNTGTAVKKREDTHKMAEANKAFAHYRY; from the coding sequence GTGGCAAGAAAAGGTCATATAGGGAAAAGAGATGTGCTACCAGATCCAGTATACAACAGTAAAGTTGTTACTAAATTAATAAACAATATAATGAAAGACGGTAAAAAAGGAATAGCTCAAAAGATTTGTTATGGAGCTTTTGATATAATCAAGCAGAAAACAAATAAGGAACCAATAGAAGTTTTTGAGGAAGCAATGAATAATATAATGCCTCTTCTAGAAGTAAAGGCTAGAAGAATTGGCGGTGCAACATATCAAGTTCCAATAGAAGTTAGACCAGAAAGAAGACAGACATTAGGAATAAGATGGCTTCTTGTGGCATCAAGGAAACGAGGAGAAAAGTATATGAGAGAAAGGCTTGCAGCAGAATTGATGGATGCAGCAAATAATACAGGTACAGCTGTTAAGAAAAGAGAAGATACTCATAAGATGGCTGAAGCTAATAAAGCCTTTGCACATTATAGGTATTAA
- the rpsL gene encoding 30S ribosomal protein S12, protein MPTISQLIRKGRKTVASKSTAPALKECPQKRGVCTVVKTTTPKKPNSALRKIARVRLTNGYEVSAYIPGIGHNLQEHSVVLIRGGRVKDLPGVRYHIVRGALDSAGVADRLQGRSKYGAKRPKQK, encoded by the coding sequence ATGCCAACGATAAGTCAATTAATAAGAAAAGGCAGGAAGACAGTGGCTTCAAAATCAACAGCACCAGCACTAAAAGAGTGTCCTCAAAAAAGAGGTGTTTGTACAGTGGTAAAAACTACTACACCTAAAAAACCAAATTCAGCTTTGAGAAAAATTGCCAGAGTTAGGTTAACAAATGGATATGAAGTTAGTGCATATATTCCAGGTATAGGACATAACTTACAGGAACATAGCGTTGTTCTAATAAGAGGAGGAAGAGTTAAAGATCTTCCAGGCGTTAGGTACCATATAGTAAGAGGAGCATTGGATTCAGCAGGAGTTGCTGACAGGCTACAGGGAAGATCAAAATACGGTGCTAAAAGGCCTAAGCAGAAATAA
- a CDS encoding ribosomal L7Ae/L30e/S12e/Gadd45 family protein → MIYRLTGNKVVGLKQTVKAIKNNNVKTVYIAKDADDKIIQSVKALITQDSPALVYVDTMKELGKLCGIDVGAATAAILK, encoded by the coding sequence ATGATTTATAGACTTACAGGAAATAAAGTTGTTGGCTTGAAGCAGACAGTTAAAGCTATAAAAAATAATAATGTGAAAACTGTTTATATAGCTAAGGATGCTGATGATAAAATAATACAGTCCGTAAAAGCATTAATTACTCAGGATTCCCCGGCATTAGTTTATGTAGATACTATGAAAGAATTAGGCAAGTTATGTGGTATAGATGTGGGAGCTGCTACAGCTGCTATATTAAAATAA